One region of Peromyscus eremicus chromosome 4, PerEre_H2_v1, whole genome shotgun sequence genomic DNA includes:
- the Prnp gene encoding major prion protein, translating to MANLGYWLLALFVATWTDVGLCKKRPKPGGWNTGGSRYPGQGSPGGNRYPPQGGGTWGQPHGGGWGQPHGGGWGQPHGGGWGQPHGGGWGQGGGTHNQWNKPSKPKTNMKHVAGAAAAGAVVGGLGGYMLGSAMSRPMLHFGNDWEDRYYRENMYRYPNQVYYRPVDQYNNQNNFVHDCVNITIKQHTVTTTTKGENFTETDVKMMERVVEQMCVTQYQKESQAYYDGRRSSAVLFSSPPVILLLSFLIFLIVG from the coding sequence ATGGCGAACCTTGGCTACTGGCTGCTCGCACTCTTTGTGGCTACGTGGACTGATGTTGGCCTCTGCAAGAAGCGGCCAAAGCCTGGAGGCTGGAACACTGGTGGAAGCCGATACCCTGGGCAGGGCAGCCCTGGGGGCAACCGTTACCCACCTCAGGGTGGTGGCACCTGGGGGCAGCCCCATGGTGGTGGCTGGGGACAGCCCCATGGTGGTGGCTGGGGACAacctcatggtggtggctggggaCAGCCCCATGGTGGTGGCTGGGGTCAAGGAGGCGGCACCCACAATCAGTGGAACAAGCCCAGCAAGCCAAAAACCAACATGAAGCATGTGGCAGGCGCTGCTGCggctggggcagtggtgggggGCCTTGGTGGCTACATGCTGGGGAGCGCCATGAGCAGGCCCATGCTCCATTTTGGCAATGACTGGGAGGACCGTTACTACCGTGAAAACATGTACCGTTACCCTAACCAAGTGTACTATCGGCCCGTGGATCAGTACAACAATCAGAACAACTTCGTGCACGATTGCGTCAACATCACAATCAAGCAGCATacagtcaccaccaccaccaaggggGAGAACTTCACGGAGACCGACGTCAAGATGATGGAGCGCGTGGTGGAGCAGATGTGTGTCACCCAGTATCAGAAGGAGTCCCAGGCCTACTATGATGGCAGGAGGTCCAGCGCAGTGCTGTTCTCCTCCCCCCCTGtgatcctcctcctctccttcctcatcttcctGATAGTGGGATGA